One part of the Ursus arctos isolate Adak ecotype North America unplaced genomic scaffold, UrsArc2.0 scaffold_14, whole genome shotgun sequence genome encodes these proteins:
- the DERL2 gene encoding derlin-2 isoform X1: protein MAYQSLRLEYLQIPPVSRAYTTACVLTTAAVQLELITPFQLYFNPELIFKHFQIWRLITNFLFFGPVGFNFLFNMIFLYRYCRMLEEGSFRGRTADFVFMFLFGGFLMTLFGLFVSLVFLGQAFTIMLVYVWSRRNPYVRMNFFGLLNFQAPFLPWVLMGFSLLLGNSIIVDLLGIAVGHIYFFLEDVFPNQPGGIRILKTPSILKAIFDTPDEDPNYNPLPEERPGGFAWGEGQRLGG, encoded by the exons ATGGCGTACCAGAGCCTGCGGCTGGAGTACCTGCAGATCCCACCGGTCAGCCGCGCCTACACCACCGCCTGCGTCCTCACCACCGCCGCTGTG cagtTGGAATTGATTACACCTTTTCAGTTGTACTTCAATCCGGAATTAATCTTTAAACACTTTCAA ATATGGAGGCTAAtcaccaatttcttattttttggtCCAGTGggattcaattttttatttaacatgatttttct ATACCGCTACTGTCGAATGCTAGAAGAAGGCTCTTTCCGAGGCCGGACAGCAGACTTTGTATTTATGTTCCTTTTTGGTGGATTCTTAATGACC CTTTTCGGTTTGTTCGTGAGCTTGGTTTTCCTGGGCCAGGCCTTCACAATAATGCTCGTGTACGTGTGGAGCCGGAGGAACCCGTACGTCCGCATGAACTTCTTTGGCCTTCTCAACTTCCAGGCCCCCTTTCTGCCCTGGGTGCTCATGGGCTTTTCCTTGTTGCTGGGGAACTCGATCATTGTGGACCTCTTGG GCATTGCAGTTggacacatatattttttcttggaaGACGTATTTCCCAATCAGCCGGGTGGAATCAGAATTCTGAAAACACCGTCTATCTT GAAGGCTATTTTTGATACACCAGATGAGGATCCAAATTACAACCCACTGCCTGAAGAGCGGCCAGGAGGCTTCGCCTGGGGCGAGGGCCAGCGCCTTGGCGGTTAA
- the DERL2 gene encoding derlin-2 isoform X2 produces the protein MAYQSLRLEYLQIPPVSRAYTTACVLTTAAVLELITPFQLYFNPELIFKHFQIWRLITNFLFFGPVGFNFLFNMIFLYRYCRMLEEGSFRGRTADFVFMFLFGGFLMTLFGLFVSLVFLGQAFTIMLVYVWSRRNPYVRMNFFGLLNFQAPFLPWVLMGFSLLLGNSIIVDLLGIAVGHIYFFLEDVFPNQPGGIRILKTPSILKAIFDTPDEDPNYNPLPEERPGGFAWGEGQRLGG, from the exons ATGGCGTACCAGAGCCTGCGGCTGGAGTACCTGCAGATCCCACCGGTCAGCCGCGCCTACACCACCGCCTGCGTCCTCACCACCGCCGCTGTG tTGGAATTGATTACACCTTTTCAGTTGTACTTCAATCCGGAATTAATCTTTAAACACTTTCAA ATATGGAGGCTAAtcaccaatttcttattttttggtCCAGTGggattcaattttttatttaacatgatttttct ATACCGCTACTGTCGAATGCTAGAAGAAGGCTCTTTCCGAGGCCGGACAGCAGACTTTGTATTTATGTTCCTTTTTGGTGGATTCTTAATGACC CTTTTCGGTTTGTTCGTGAGCTTGGTTTTCCTGGGCCAGGCCTTCACAATAATGCTCGTGTACGTGTGGAGCCGGAGGAACCCGTACGTCCGCATGAACTTCTTTGGCCTTCTCAACTTCCAGGCCCCCTTTCTGCCCTGGGTGCTCATGGGCTTTTCCTTGTTGCTGGGGAACTCGATCATTGTGGACCTCTTGG GCATTGCAGTTggacacatatattttttcttggaaGACGTATTTCCCAATCAGCCGGGTGGAATCAGAATTCTGAAAACACCGTCTATCTT GAAGGCTATTTTTGATACACCAGATGAGGATCCAAATTACAACCCACTGCCTGAAGAGCGGCCAGGAGGCTTCGCCTGGGGCGAGGGCCAGCGCCTTGGCGGTTAA
- the DERL2 gene encoding derlin-2 isoform X3 has protein sequence MAYQSLRLEYLQIPPVSRAYTTACVLTTAAVQLELITPFQLYFNPELIFKHFQALQLDTYIFSWKTYFPISRVESEF, from the exons ATGGCGTACCAGAGCCTGCGGCTGGAGTACCTGCAGATCCCACCGGTCAGCCGCGCCTACACCACCGCCTGCGTCCTCACCACCGCCGCTGTG cagtTGGAATTGATTACACCTTTTCAGTTGTACTTCAATCCGGAATTAATCTTTAAACACTTTCAA GCATTGCAGTTggacacatatattttttcttggaaGACGTATTTCCCAATCAGCCGGGTGGAATCAGAATTCTGA